From a region of the Armatimonadota bacterium genome:
- a CDS encoding energy-coupling factor transporter transmembrane component T, producing MELLRNLTIGQYVPRPSAVHRLDPRTKILATTAVMVVVFAVRDFAGFGVFAVLLVALIAVSRIPPAFVVRGLRPIWFLLLLTLVLQIFFGGQSGGTVLARWGPFVATHEGLMQGLFVTARLVLLVVATSMLTFTTSPVELADGMERLLNPFRRIGVPAHELAMMTTIALRFIPTLVEETEKIMKAQMARGAELDTGGPFRRARALIPILVPLFVSAFRRADELALAMEARCYRGGEGRTRMKQLRYRPADLAAGFVVLLASVAVLLPGRV from the coding sequence TTGACCCGCGCACCAAGATCCTCGCCACCACCGCCGTCATGGTCGTCGTGTTCGCCGTCCGGGACTTCGCCGGCTTCGGGGTCTTCGCCGTGCTGCTGGTGGCGTTGATCGCTGTCTCTCGGATCCCACCGGCGTTCGTCGTGCGCGGACTGCGTCCGATCTGGTTCCTGTTGCTACTGACGCTGGTCCTGCAGATCTTCTTCGGTGGGCAGTCGGGCGGCACGGTGCTGGCGCGGTGGGGACCGTTTGTCGCCACCCACGAGGGGTTGATGCAGGGGCTGTTCGTGACCGCACGGCTGGTGCTGCTCGTCGTCGCGACGTCGATGCTGACCTTCACGACCTCGCCGGTCGAACTGGCCGACGGTATGGAGCGGCTGCTCAACCCGTTTCGGCGGATCGGGGTGCCGGCGCACGAGCTGGCGATGATGACGACGATCGCCCTGCGGTTCATCCCCACGCTCGTGGAGGAGACCGAGAAGATCATGAAGGCGCAGATGGCGCGCGGCGCCGAACTCGACACCGGCGGTCCGTTCAGGCGCGCGCGGGCTCTGATTCCGATCCTGGTGCCCCTCTTCGTCAGTGCCTTTCGGCGTGCGGACGAGCTCGCACTGGCGATGGAGGCCCGATGCTACCGTGGGGGCGAGGGCCGGACGCGGATGAAACAACTACGCTATCGACCGGCGGATCTGGCTGCCGGATTCGTCGTGCTGCTGGCGAGCGTCGCCGTGCTCCTGCCCGGCCGCGTGTAG
- the truA gene encoding tRNA pseudouridine(38-40) synthase TruA produces MRTIRLTVAYDGTDYAGWQLQPRRPSIQGELERAVRAVTGSHARVIGAGRTDAGVHAIGQVAHFLTSSDLPGASFVAALNHFLPPQIAVRAAADAADGFHARRDAVARCYRYLVWNRPGRNPLLRDRALFWDGDLDFDRMRAAARHMMGQHDFAALHATGSRPHSTVCEVRRIELRRQGSLVIVDVEADRFLRHMVRIMVGTLLEVGSGKRPPDSIPDLLGSGDSQRAGPVVAACGLYLMRVAYPEDRRPPHG; encoded by the coding sequence ATGCGAACGATCCGGCTCACCGTAGCCTACGACGGCACAGACTACGCGGGCTGGCAGCTGCAGCCGCGCCGCCCGTCGATCCAAGGCGAACTGGAGAGGGCGGTCCGGGCGGTTACCGGATCCCATGCCCGGGTGATCGGGGCCGGCCGCACGGACGCGGGGGTGCACGCGATCGGCCAGGTGGCCCACTTCCTCACTTCCTCCGACCTGCCGGGTGCCAGCTTCGTGGCGGCCTTGAATCACTTCCTGCCGCCGCAGATCGCTGTCCGTGCGGCCGCAGACGCCGCAGATGGATTCCACGCGCGCCGGGATGCCGTCGCACGCTGCTACCGATACCTGGTCTGGAACCGGCCGGGCCGCAATCCGCTCTTGCGCGACCGTGCATTGTTCTGGGATGGGGATCTGGACTTCGACCGCATGCGCGCGGCCGCCCGGCACATGATGGGGCAACACGACTTCGCGGCGCTGCATGCGACTGGCAGCCGGCCGCACTCGACGGTATGTGAGGTGCGCCGCATCGAGCTGCGGCGGCAGGGCTCTCTGGTCATAGTCGACGTCGAGGCGGACCGCTTCCTGCGGCACATGGTCCGCATCATGGTGGGGACATTGCTGGAAGTCGGCAGCGGGAAGCGGCCACCCGACAGCATCCCCGACCTGCTGGGATCGGGCGACAGCCAGCGCGCGGGACCGGTCGTCGCCGCCTGTGGGTTGTACCTGATGCGGGTCGCCTATCCAGAGGACCGGCGTCCGCCCCACGGGTGA
- a CDS encoding LuxR C-terminal-related transcriptional regulator produces MRAAHTPGLPANSPTGAGLAASAYAEIARRLHLSLKTVEHHVSSVLSKLGVRSRAEAVREGDPPRAGGRMIRGIAPGRSDARRGPVRPVLGGHPSPTLTL; encoded by the coding sequence TTGCGAGCCGCGCACACCCCTGGTTTGCCGGCGAACTCGCCTACTGGCGCTGGGCTGGCGGCGAGCGCTTACGCGGAGATCGCGCGCCGGCTGCACCTGTCGCTCAAGACCGTCGAACACCACGTGTCGTCGGTGCTGTCGAAACTGGGCGTCCGCAGCCGTGCCGAAGCGGTCCGCGAGGGCGACCCGCCGCGGGCTGGTGGGCGGATGATCCGTGGGATCGCTCCCGGGCGGTCGGATGCGCGCCGCGGACCGGTGCGCCCTGTTCTCGGTGGGCACCCATCCCCGACCCTGACCCTGTAG
- the ubiE gene encoding bifunctional demethylmenaquinone methyltransferase/2-methoxy-6-polyprenyl-1,4-benzoquinol methylase UbiE encodes MALDAGKGALPPERKRAYVREMFSEIARHYDLLNNLLSFGLHRRWKRHAARLARLVPGGRALDVCCGTGDLAVLLHERIGAEGRAVGIDFAAPMVQIARQRSGGRGRIWFVQGDAESLPLPDAAFDAVTVGFGVRNVARLDVALRELHRVLRPGGRAVILEFSRPRNALFRALYDFYSYTAIPWVGRRLSHHPDAYLYLPTSIRHWPNQEAFARILAAVGFTHVRYENLLWGAVAVHVGEKGTVPGEVQETKAHPENKTQGRLADRGVP; translated from the coding sequence GTGGCCCTCGACGCCGGCAAGGGTGCCCTGCCTCCGGAGCGGAAGCGGGCGTACGTGCGCGAGATGTTCAGCGAGATCGCGCGGCACTACGACCTGCTCAACAACCTCCTGAGCTTCGGTCTGCACAGGCGGTGGAAGCGCCACGCGGCGCGCCTCGCGCGGTTGGTGCCCGGCGGGCGGGCGCTGGACGTCTGCTGCGGCACCGGCGACCTGGCAGTCCTGCTCCACGAGCGGATCGGTGCGGAGGGGAGGGCGGTGGGCATCGACTTCGCCGCACCGATGGTCCAGATCGCGCGGCAACGGTCGGGCGGCCGGGGCCGGATCTGGTTCGTACAGGGCGACGCGGAGTCGCTGCCGCTTCCCGACGCCGCCTTCGATGCGGTCACCGTCGGCTTCGGCGTCCGCAACGTCGCCCGGCTCGACGTGGCGCTGCGCGAACTGCACCGGGTGCTGCGGCCGGGGGGCCGCGCGGTGATCCTGGAGTTCAGCCGCCCTCGGAATGCGCTCTTCCGGGCACTGTACGATTTCTACTCGTACACCGCGATCCCGTGGGTCGGGCGCCGGCTGTCCCACCACCCCGACGCCTACCTCTACCTGCCGACGTCCATCCGGCACTGGCCCAACCAGGAGGCGTTCGCGCGCATCCTCGCGGCCGTGGGATTCACCCACGTGCGGTATGAGAACCTCCTGTGGGGGGCTGTGGCCGTACACGTCGGCGAGAAGGGCACCGTCCCCGGGGAAGTCCAGGAAACGAAAGCGCACCCCGAGAACAAAACCCAAGGCCGCTTGGCGGATCGAGGTGTACCGTGA
- a CDS encoding IreB family regulatory phosphoprotein has product MNESEKTGVYKLGEEQPGVFEILLEVYRALQERGYSPKDQIVGYLISGDPTYITSHRGARSLIRKVERDRILEELVRYYLDSRLRPAVEP; this is encoded by the coding sequence GTGAATGAGTCGGAGAAAACCGGCGTCTACAAGCTCGGCGAAGAACAGCCCGGGGTCTTCGAGATCCTGCTGGAAGTCTACCGAGCACTCCAGGAGCGGGGCTACAGCCCCAAGGATCAGATCGTCGGCTACCTGATCTCCGGAGACCCGACCTACATCACCAGCCACCGCGGCGCGCGGTCGCTGATCCGCAAGGTGGAACGCGACCGCATCCTCGAAGAACTCGTGCGATACTACCTCGACAGCCGGCTGCGGCCGGCGGTGGAGCCCTGA
- the murA gene encoding UDP-N-acetylglucosamine 1-carboxyvinyltransferase, translating to MDRLVVRGSRPLHGAVKVAGAVNTVLPIMAAAALAPDLSVIENVPRCLDVEVMSDILRALGCRIELTPGGRLAVDARNLQGVTAPAELCGRIRGSYYAAGILLARARRFEVGLPGGDSIGGRPVDFHIKGFQSLGAAVQTEHGYMLGHAPQLQGTEFFVPRKSVGTTINMMLAASLAHGTTVLQNAALEPEVTDTAVFLNLMGARVRGAGTPTITVEGVRGLRGARYTVIPDRIEAGTYLIAGAATGGDVEVDGLIPEHVTALLSKLSEAGCEVEANTDSVRVRAPRRLRAVDIDTAPFPGFATDLHPPFVAMLTTAEGEAVIRETIYDGRMGYAYELQKMGADIRVEGNTAYLRGVDRLSGAPLQALDIRAGAAVVIAGLVAEGTTEITGLEHIDRKYEGLEDKLRALGADVRRVSPSEAEPVAVG from the coding sequence GTGGACCGGCTGGTGGTGCGCGGAAGCCGCCCCCTCCACGGAGCGGTGAAGGTCGCGGGCGCGGTCAACACGGTGCTGCCGATCATGGCGGCCGCAGCCCTCGCGCCGGATCTGTCGGTGATCGAGAACGTACCGCGCTGTCTGGACGTGGAGGTGATGTCCGACATCCTGCGGGCGCTGGGCTGCCGCATCGAGCTGACGCCGGGCGGGCGTCTGGCCGTAGACGCGCGGAACCTGCAGGGGGTCACCGCTCCTGCCGAACTCTGCGGCCGGATCCGCGGATCCTACTACGCCGCGGGGATCCTGCTCGCCCGTGCCCGCCGGTTCGAGGTCGGACTCCCGGGCGGCGACTCCATCGGGGGACGTCCGGTCGACTTCCACATCAAGGGCTTCCAGTCCCTGGGGGCCGCGGTCCAGACCGAGCACGGATACATGCTCGGCCACGCCCCCCAGCTGCAGGGTACCGAGTTCTTCGTCCCGCGCAAGAGCGTGGGCACCACGATCAACATGATGTTGGCGGCGTCGTTGGCCCACGGCACCACGGTGCTGCAGAACGCTGCACTCGAACCCGAAGTCACCGACACGGCGGTGTTCTTGAACCTGATGGGAGCCCGCGTGCGGGGAGCCGGCACGCCGACGATCACGGTCGAGGGCGTGCGGGGGTTGCGCGGCGCCCGATACACGGTCATCCCCGACCGGATCGAGGCCGGGACCTATCTGATCGCCGGAGCCGCGACCGGGGGGGACGTCGAGGTGGACGGGTTGATCCCCGAGCACGTCACGGCACTGTTGAGCAAACTGAGCGAAGCCGGCTGCGAGGTCGAAGCCAACACCGACAGCGTCCGGGTCCGGGCTCCCCGGCGACTGCGGGCGGTCGATATCGACACGGCTCCGTTTCCCGGGTTCGCCACCGACCTCCACCCGCCGTTCGTTGCGATGCTGACGACCGCCGAGGGTGAGGCCGTCATCCGGGAGACGATCTACGACGGCCGGATGGGTTACGCCTACGAACTCCAGAAGATGGGGGCCGACATCCGGGTCGAGGGGAACACCGCCTACCTGCGCGGCGTCGACAGGCTCTCCGGGGCGCCCTTGCAGGCACTGGACATCCGGGCGGGGGCGGCGGTAGTGATCGCGGGGCTGGTCGCCGAGGGCACGACCGAGATCACTGGGCTCGAGCACATCGACCGGAAGTACGAGGGGCTGGAGGACAAACTGCGGGCCCTCGGCGCGGACGTCCGCCGGGTGTCTCCTTCCGAGGCTGAGCCCGTGGCCGTCGGCTGA
- a CDS encoding NADH-quinone oxidoreductase subunit B family protein: MADVIQKFPGGEILLTTIENVLNWARAASLWPLTFGLACCAMEMMQAMGTRFDLDRMGVIPRATPRQADLIIVAGRCTIKMAPVVRRLWEQMPEPKYVISMGSCATCGGPFYYDNYSIVKGIDTVIPVDVYVPGCPPRPEALIEGVLKLQEKIRKERRLLRRTVASGA, translated from the coding sequence GTGGCGGACGTCATCCAGAAGTTCCCCGGCGGTGAGATCCTGCTGACCACGATCGAGAACGTTCTGAACTGGGCGCGTGCGGCGTCGCTTTGGCCACTGACGTTCGGGCTGGCATGCTGCGCGATGGAGATGATGCAGGCGATGGGCACCCGGTTCGACCTGGACCGGATGGGGGTCATCCCGCGGGCGACGCCGCGTCAGGCGGATCTCATCATCGTCGCCGGGCGCTGCACAATCAAGATGGCGCCGGTCGTGCGTCGGCTGTGGGAGCAGATGCCTGAGCCCAAGTACGTGATCAGCATGGGCAGCTGCGCGACCTGCGGAGGGCCTTTCTATTACGACAACTACTCCATCGTGAAGGGCATCGACACGGTGATCCCAGTAGACGTCTACGTGCCCGGGTGTCCACCTCGGCCCGAGGCGCTCATCGAGGGCGTGCTGAAACTGCAAGAAAAGATCCGCAAGGAACGCCGCCTCCTCCGCCGCACGGTGGCGTCCGGCGCATAG
- a CDS encoding NADH-quinone oxidoreductase subunit D has protein sequence MAKTLRTEELILNMGPQHPSTHGVLRLIVTLDGENIVEAVPDIGYLHSSVEKMMEHRNYTQNIALADRGMDYLAALVNEMAILRAVETLADVPVPDRARYIRTIFMELQRLASHLLWLGTYGIDLGAFTAFLWCMREREIVMDLFESVTGGRLHHVYFRPGGVNEDLPTGWTDRCREFCQYFLNRLDEYHKLLTGNPIWQMRTQGIGVLTREQAIAFGACGPVARASGLQWDVRKSHPYEMYDRVEFQVPVYTEGDCYARYLVRMDEMREATKIILQCLDQLPDGDFRAPRVSLNLKAPPGEVYTRVESPRGDLGIYLVSTGGEFPWRVKIRAPSFVNLHALTEMMRGWKVADIISILGSIDIVLADVDR, from the coding sequence ATGGCGAAGACCCTACGTACGGAGGAACTGATCCTCAATATGGGTCCCCAGCACCCGAGCACGCACGGCGTGCTGCGGCTCATTGTGACCCTCGACGGCGAGAACATTGTCGAGGCGGTACCCGACATCGGCTACCTGCACTCGTCCGTCGAGAAGATGATGGAGCACCGCAACTACACACAGAACATCGCGCTGGCTGACCGTGGCATGGACTACCTGGCCGCCTTGGTGAACGAGATGGCCATCCTACGGGCGGTGGAGACGCTTGCGGACGTCCCGGTGCCGGACCGGGCGCGCTACATCCGCACGATCTTCATGGAGCTGCAGCGTCTGGCCAGCCACCTGCTGTGGCTAGGGACTTACGGGATCGACCTGGGCGCGTTCACCGCGTTCTTGTGGTGCATGCGTGAGCGGGAGATCGTCATGGATCTCTTCGAGTCGGTGACCGGGGGAAGGTTGCACCACGTCTATTTCCGGCCGGGTGGGGTGAACGAGGACCTGCCCACGGGGTGGACGGACCGGTGCCGGGAGTTCTGTCAGTACTTCCTCAACCGCCTCGACGAGTACCACAAACTGCTGACCGGCAACCCGATCTGGCAGATGCGGACCCAGGGGATCGGTGTGCTGACCCGCGAGCAGGCCATCGCGTTCGGTGCGTGTGGCCCGGTGGCCCGCGCCTCCGGGCTGCAGTGGGACGTTCGCAAGAGTCACCCCTATGAGATGTACGATCGGGTCGAGTTCCAGGTGCCCGTGTACACCGAGGGCGACTGCTACGCGCGCTATCTGGTTCGCATGGACGAGATGCGGGAGGCGACGAAGATCATCCTACAGTGTCTCGACCAACTCCCCGACGGGGACTTTCGGGCTCCCCGCGTGTCGTTGAATCTTAAGGCGCCGCCGGGCGAAGTCTACACGCGCGTGGAGTCACCGCGCGGCGACCTGGGCATCTACCTGGTCAGCACCGGGGGCGAGTTCCCGTGGCGGGTGAAGATCCGCGCTCCGTCGTTCGTGAACCTGCACGCGCTCACCGAGATGATGCGCGGATGGAAGGTGGCCGACATCATCTCGATTCTTGGCAGCATCGACATCGTGCTTGCGGACGTGGATCGCTGA
- a CDS encoding NADH-quinone oxidoreductase subunit I, translating into MAQLVRKAAAAVTGLVTGLGVTLQNIVRPKVTVMYPIEKSNVSPRWHGLLALPIDTETGNDKCIICFQCERICPSRCIHIEAQGKGRDRVLTRFDIEMDKCQYCGLCVEVCPTEAIVFIPHYEGSTYNRANLLYDLEDLHRAAPKEPVARGIVG; encoded by the coding sequence ATGGCGCAACTGGTGAGGAAAGCGGCCGCGGCCGTTACCGGTCTGGTGACCGGATTGGGGGTCACGCTGCAGAACATCGTGCGCCCCAAGGTCACGGTGATGTACCCGATCGAGAAGTCGAACGTGTCGCCGCGGTGGCACGGGCTGCTGGCTCTGCCGATCGACACCGAGACGGGCAACGACAAGTGCATCATCTGCTTCCAGTGTGAGCGTATCTGCCCCAGTCGCTGCATCCACATCGAGGCGCAGGGCAAGGGCAGGGACCGGGTACTGACACGGTTCGACATCGAGATGGACAAGTGCCAGTACTGCGGGTTGTGCGTGGAGGTCTGTCCGACCGAGGCCATCGTTTTCATCCCGCACTACGAGGGGAGCACCTACAACCGGGCGAACTTGCTCTACGACCTCGAAGACCTGCACCGCGCCGCGCCCAAGGAACCGGTCGCGAGGGGAATCGTGGGATGA
- a CDS encoding NADH-quinone oxidoreductase subunit C, which produces MIGTSRNPAGGHFPDELVNRLRERFPQVRDAAQAAREALEAFEREQAEKQRQYQEEVERAKAEGKPAPRPPRREEPQVPRYKTPTLEVPREIFKEIMRFLRDDPASRMDYLSFASAIDWKDRMECTYHLWSTEHNHEVLIKVPVDRDEPRIPTVSDLWITAEWHERETYDLFGVVYEGHPDLRRIMMTDDWKGHPLRKDYVYEEPEWLVQIAKIRQGEVAGIETPIGERA; this is translated from the coding sequence ATGATCGGGACGAGCAGGAACCCCGCAGGCGGTCACTTCCCCGACGAACTCGTCAACAGGCTGCGGGAACGGTTCCCACAGGTCCGCGACGCCGCCCAGGCGGCTAGGGAAGCGCTGGAAGCGTTCGAGCGTGAGCAAGCGGAAAAGCAGCGGCAGTACCAGGAGGAGGTCGAGCGGGCCAAGGCGGAGGGGAAACCCGCTCCCCGCCCGCCGCGCAGGGAGGAGCCGCAGGTCCCGCGTTACAAGACACCGACGCTCGAAGTCCCACGTGAGATCTTCAAGGAGATCATGCGTTTCTTGCGGGACGACCCCGCGTCCCGCATGGACTACCTTTCCTTCGCAAGCGCCATCGACTGGAAGGACCGGATGGAGTGCACCTACCACCTGTGGTCCACGGAGCACAACCACGAGGTGCTGATCAAGGTTCCGGTGGATCGGGACGAACCGCGTATCCCCACGGTCAGCGACCTGTGGATCACTGCGGAGTGGCACGAGCGGGAGACCTACGACCTGTTTGGCGTCGTCTACGAAGGCCATCCGGATCTGCGCCGCATCATGATGACGGACGACTGGAAGGGTCACCCGCTGCGCAAGGATTACGTCTACGAAGAGCCGGAGTGGCTGGTCCAGATCGCCAAGATCCGGCAGGGCGAGGTCGCCGGCATCGAGACGCCTATCGGCGAGCGCGCCTGA
- a CDS encoding molybdopterin-dependent oxidoreductase — translation MRPSGVRFVYGVVLGLTGFGGFTIGSAPWGVPLWLRDALGVRIPVELLGERMFRMLPPVWFSILVNAFEDFGRRHFGIEHFGKLFALMSANLVIAGIAGAGALAAHGVLAARGLRGLRAGALVAAAAWLAWGVVLVPLFGGGWMGTGAGPVPSVWAMLLAGSALYGIGIGYLVAGKPSPRRAPPTEPTPPGRGLQQGRAGGQGGQPPFRAATADGDERVSRREILTRCLAIVGGLAAGSALATWLSHLVSHTAAWAQSVISRIQGIPPEITPNDRFYTVSKNFFDPDVNIRNWTLEVSGLVENPLRLTIDDLKSLPTFSRPHTFACISNPVGGDLIGNTIWKGVRVRDLLSRARPKREAHKVVFRSADGYHTAVPLADLMEPDAFLAYEMNGGILPRKHGFPLRAVIPGLFGMKNPKWITKLELTDKDHVGYWEAQGWSDEAVVKTMSKFTTPTHGASLPAGPIGVGGVAYAGDRGISMVEVSFDDGRTWRRAEVKPAMGKHSWVLWGVFWDAKPGRYTLKVRARDGVGTLQEAKVSPPLPDGATGYHTIRVTVR, via the coding sequence ATGCGCCCGTCCGGGGTGAGGTTCGTTTACGGCGTGGTCCTGGGCCTGACAGGTTTCGGCGGATTCACGATCGGATCCGCACCGTGGGGAGTCCCCTTGTGGCTGCGCGACGCGCTGGGGGTTCGCATCCCGGTGGAATTGCTGGGCGAGCGGATGTTTCGCATGCTGCCCCCCGTGTGGTTCTCGATCCTCGTGAATGCGTTCGAGGATTTCGGCCGCCGCCACTTCGGCATCGAGCACTTCGGCAAGCTCTTCGCGCTGATGTCGGCGAACCTGGTCATCGCGGGGATCGCAGGAGCCGGCGCGCTTGCGGCGCACGGCGTGCTCGCGGCGCGGGGCTTGCGGGGTCTGCGGGCCGGTGCGCTCGTCGCGGCAGCCGCATGGCTCGCGTGGGGCGTCGTCCTGGTACCGCTGTTCGGAGGCGGTTGGATGGGCACGGGTGCAGGACCCGTACCGTCGGTGTGGGCGATGCTGCTGGCCGGGAGCGCGCTGTACGGTATCGGCATCGGCTATCTGGTGGCGGGAAAGCCCTCACCTCGGCGCGCCCCTCCGACGGAGCCAACGCCGCCGGGTCGTGGCCTCCAACAGGGAAGGGCCGGTGGACAGGGGGGACAGCCACCGTTCCGCGCAGCAACCGCGGACGGCGACGAGCGCGTGAGCCGGCGTGAAATCCTGACCCGATGCCTTGCTATCGTCGGTGGGCTGGCCGCCGGGTCGGCGCTCGCGACGTGGTTGTCCCATCTCGTCTCGCACACGGCGGCGTGGGCGCAGTCGGTGATCTCACGGATCCAGGGGATCCCACCCGAGATCACACCGAACGACCGCTTCTACACGGTGAGCAAGAACTTCTTCGACCCCGACGTCAACATCCGGAACTGGACACTGGAGGTCTCCGGGCTGGTAGAAAACCCGCTGCGCCTGACGATCGACGACCTCAAGAGCCTTCCGACGTTTTCTCGCCCCCATACGTTTGCGTGCATCAGCAACCCCGTTGGCGGCGACCTGATCGGCAACACGATCTGGAAGGGCGTTCGGGTTCGCGATCTCCTCTCTCGCGCGAGGCCCAAGCGGGAGGCGCACAAGGTGGTCTTTCGATCCGCAGACGGCTACCACACGGCCGTGCCGCTCGCGGACCTGATGGAACCCGACGCGTTCTTGGCGTACGAGATGAACGGCGGGATCTTGCCCCGCAAGCACGGGTTTCCGCTACGCGCGGTGATTCCGGGACTGTTCGGGATGAAGAATCCCAAGTGGATCACGAAACTGGAACTGACCGACAAGGACCATGTCGGGTATTGGGAGGCGCAGGGCTGGTCGGACGAAGCCGTCGTGAAGACCATGTCCAAGTTCACGACCCCGACCCACGGGGCATCCCTCCCGGCGGGTCCGATCGGTGTCGGCGGGGTCGCGTACGCGGGCGACCGCGGAATCTCGATGGTGGAGGTAAGCTTCGACGACGGCAGGACGTGGCGGCGCGCCGAGGTGAAGCCGGCCATGGGCAAGCACTCCTGGGTACTGTGGGGAGTGTTCTGGGACGCGAAGCCGGGCCGCTACACGTTGAAGGTTCGCGCACGCGACGGCGTCGGCACCCTCCAGGAAGCGAAGGTCTCTCCGCCGTTGCCCGACGGGGCCACGGGCTACCACACGATCCGCGTGACGGTTCGCTAG
- the hpaI gene encoding 2,4-dihydroxyhept-2-ene-1,7-dioic acid aldolase, producing the protein MADLSRLRGSIVPLVTPFRDGRVDEEALRALIEWQIASGSHGISVTGTTGEPTSLVVEERERVIEIAVRTSAGRVPVVPGTGSNNHEETLRLTAHAERLGADAVLVIVPYHVRPTQRGLYEHFRTVARSTRLPVIVYNIPGRTAVNLEVETLARLRRDCDNIVGVKESNKDFEHVNRVLLRCGRDFLLFSGIELLCYPMLTIGGSGFISATANLVPDRVARMYELWQEGDWRAALDLHYELMPLNDVLFVETNPGPVKYALSLLGRIAPEIRLPLVMPSEENRGRIRDALRAYGLLGDPVAPHWPSAAQHRSS; encoded by the coding sequence ATGGCGGATCTGAGTCGGTTGCGGGGTTCGATCGTCCCCCTCGTGACGCCCTTCCGAGACGGGCGTGTAGACGAGGAGGCGTTGCGCGCTCTCATCGAGTGGCAGATCGCGTCCGGCAGCCACGGGATCTCAGTCACGGGCACGACCGGGGAGCCGACATCGCTGGTGGTCGAAGAACGCGAACGGGTGATCGAGATCGCGGTGCGGACGTCGGCAGGGCGGGTTCCCGTCGTGCCGGGAACGGGTTCGAACAACCACGAGGAGACGCTGCGATTGACCGCCCACGCCGAGCGCCTCGGAGCCGATGCCGTCCTCGTCATCGTCCCCTACCACGTGCGCCCGACCCAACGTGGACTGTACGAGCATTTCCGGACCGTGGCCAGGTCCACCCGGCTGCCGGTGATCGTCTACAACATCCCGGGCCGTACGGCCGTCAACCTGGAGGTCGAGACGCTGGCGCGCCTGCGACGGGATTGCGACAACATCGTCGGGGTGAAGGAGTCGAACAAGGATTTCGAGCACGTCAACCGCGTCCTGCTGCGCTGCGGGCGTGACTTCCTCCTTTTCAGCGGCATCGAGCTGCTCTGCTATCCGATGCTGACGATCGGCGGCTCCGGGTTCATCAGCGCGACGGCGAATCTGGTGCCGGATCGCGTCGCCCGGATGTACGAGCTGTGGCAGGAAGGTGACTGGCGGGCCGCTTTGGATCTGCACTACGAATTGATGCCGCTCAATGACGTGCTGTTCGTCGAGACCAACCCCGGTCCCGTGAAGTACGCTCTGAGCCTGCTCGGCCGCATCGCGCCCGAGATCCGGCTCCCGCTGGTCATGCCCTCAGAGGAGAACCGCGGGAGGATTCGGGATGCGCTGCGCGCTTACGGGCTGCTGGGGGATCCTGTAGCCCCCCACTGGCCATCCGCCGCGCAACACCGATCGTCATGA
- a CDS encoding fumarylacetoacetate hydrolase family protein, which translates to MKQVRFATEGTVHVGELRDGLLFDRGGRAYDPDAVVWLPPVVPTKVVGLALNYADHAVELGMTPPEEPALFFKPLSALIGHRAPVVYPSGVEYLHYEVELAVVIGRTCRRVRAADAYEVVRGYTIFNDVTARDFVRNFYRPPVRAKGYDTFGPVGPWVVEGEIGDPHRLTLRAYVNGELRQEGTTAQLIHRVPDLVEFISSIMTLEPDDLILTGTPKGISHVRPGDVMRMEIEGIGVLENRVISEEDAQGPVRRTA; encoded by the coding sequence ATGAAGCAGGTCCGCTTCGCGACCGAGGGCACGGTTCACGTCGGGGAGTTGCGCGACGGGTTGCTGTTCGACCGTGGAGGCCGCGCCTACGACCCGGACGCGGTGGTGTGGCTGCCGCCGGTGGTGCCGACGAAGGTGGTCGGGCTGGCACTGAACTACGCCGACCACGCGGTCGAACTCGGGATGACTCCGCCCGAAGAGCCGGCACTGTTCTTCAAGCCGCTCTCGGCGCTGATCGGGCATCGCGCGCCCGTCGTCTACCCGTCTGGGGTCGAGTACCTGCACTACGAGGTCGAGCTGGCAGTCGTGATCGGCCGCACGTGCCGGCGCGTCCGGGCCGCCGACGCGTACGAGGTCGTCCGCGGGTACACGATCTTCAACGACGTGACCGCGAGGGATTTCGTCCGGAACTTCTACCGCCCCCCGGTGCGCGCGAAGGGATACGATACCTTCGGACCGGTCGGCCCGTGGGTCGTCGAGGGGGAGATCGGGGATCCGCACCGCTTGACGCTGCGGGCGTACGTGAACGGTGAGCTGCGCCAGGAGGGCACGACCGCCCAACTGATCCACCGCGTTCCCGATCTGGTGGAGTTCATCTCCTCGATCATGACGCTCGAACCGGACGACCTCATCCTGACGGGTACACCGAAGGGGATCTCGCACGTCCGTCCAGGGGACGTGATGCGGATGGAGATCGAGGGGATCGGGGTCCTCGAGAACCGCGTGATCTCCGAGGAAGACGCGCAGGGCCCAGTGAGGAGGACCGCTTGA